One genomic region from Gossypium hirsutum isolate 1008001.06 chromosome D13, Gossypium_hirsutum_v2.1, whole genome shotgun sequence encodes:
- the LOC107932087 gene encoding cell division cycle protein 27 homolog B isoform X2, with product MEAILTDCVQNSLRHFMFKNAIFLCDRLCAEFPSEMNLQLLAASYLQNNQAYSAYYILKGMQTSQSRYLFAISCFQMDLLNEAETALCPSNEPGGEIPNGASGHYLLGLIYRYTDRKRSAIHHFRLALSIDPLLWSAYEELCILGAAEEATVVFGEAAALCIEKQHFYLGLASPNLHVASEGCNLVSSLNFSSEDVSSRQLKNTQVNSFRDIPSNHHGAAISASQPHNGGGPSNISLYNTPSPLASQLSGVVPPPLCRNAQPNGSNLNTVNADGSPKSVVNSLVQAPRRKFVDEGKLRKISGRLFSESGPRRSTRLAGDAGVDTNANTTGVDGNGTSSSKYLGAKLSSVAFRTVTVRNSQYLANDNIEEANSSSSPGDVRSLDQDGPTVPVGGVAISRSKVSSGVSEVLGLIKTLGEGYRLSCLYRCQDALNTFLTLPLRHYNTSWVLSQVGKAHFELVDYLEADRVFSLSLRVSPYSLEGMDIYSTVLYHLKEDMKLSYLARELISTDRLAPQSWCAMGNCYSLQKDHETALKNFQRSVQLNTRFAYAHTLCGHEYVALEDFENGIKSYQDALQIDSRHYNAWYGLGMIFLRQEKFEFSEHHFRTAFHINPRSSVIMSYLGTALHALKRSEDAIRIMDCAIFSDRKNPLPMYQKANILMSLEKFDEALEVLQELKEYAPRESSVYALMGKIYKRQNMHEKAMLHFGIALDLKPSATDVATIKAAIEKLHVPDELEN from the exons ATGGAAGCTATACTCACAGACTGTGTTCAAAACAGTCTCCGCCATTTCATGTTCAAAAACGCCATCTTCCTTTGCGACCGTCTTTGTGCTGAGTTCCCTTCCGAG ATGAATTTGCAGTTGTTAGCTGCTAGCTACTTGCAGAACAATCAAGCTTACTCAGCGTATTATATTCTAAAGG GAATGCAAACAAGTCAATCCCGTTATTTGTTTGCGATATCATGCTTTCAGATGGATCTACTTAATGAAGCTGAAACGGCTTTATGTCCTAGTAATGAGCCTGGTGGAGAG ATTCCAAATGGTGCATCTGGTCATTATCTTCTTGGCCTTATTTACAG GTACACAGATAGAAAGAGAAGTGCTATTCATCATTTTAGGCTGGCTTTGTCTATAGATCCTTTACTTTGGTCTGCATATGAGGAGTTGTGTATATTAG GTGCTGCTGAAGAAGCAACTGTGGTTTTTGGGGAAGCAGCTGCTCTTTGCATTGAAAAGCAGCACTTCTATCTTGGGTTAGCCTCCCCAAATTTGCATGTGGCGAGTGAGGGTTGTAATCTGGTTTCTTCCCTGAACTTTAGTTCAGAAGATGTCAGTTCTAGGCAACTGAAAAACACACAAGTGAATAGCTTTAGAGACATCCCCAGTAATCATCATGGAGCAGCAATATCTGCTTCACAGCCCCATAATGGTGGTGGTCCTTCAAATATATCACTTTATAATACTCCTTCACCATTGGCTTCACAG TTGTCAGGAGTTGTTCCACCACCTTTGTGTAGAAATGCACAGCCAAATGGTTCCAATCTCAACACAGTTAATGCTGATGGTTCTCCAAAGTCAGTGGTGAACTCTCTTGTTCAAGCCCCTCGAAGAAAGTTTGTTGATGAAGGAAAATTACGAAAG ATTTCTGGGAGGCTATTCTCCGAATCTGGTCCCCGTCGAAGTACAAGACTTGCTGGAGATGCTGGGGTCGACACAAATGCAAATACCACAGGAGTAGATGGAAATGGGACTAGCTCTTCTAAATACCTTGGAGCTAAGTTGAGTTCTGTCGCTTTTCGTACTGTGACAGTTCGTAATTCTCAATATTTGGCGAACGATAATATTGAAGAAG CAAATTCAAGTTCATCTCCTGGTGATGTTAGATCCCTTGACCAAGATGGACCTACTGTTCCAGTTGGTGGGGTTGCTATTAGCAGATCAAAAGTTAGCAGCGGCGTTTCTGAAGTTTTAGGCCTTATAAAAACCCTTGGGGAAGGCTATAGGCTTTCTTGCCTGTATAGGTGTCAG GATGCACTGAATACCTTTCTAACACTTCCACTTAGGCATTATAATACAAGCTGGGTGCTGTCCCAG GTTGGGAAAGCACATTTCGAATTGGTTGATTACTTAGAAGCTGATCGGGTATTTAGTCTTTCCCTTCGAGTGTCTCCTTACAGTTTAGAAGGAATGGATATTTACTCCACTGTTCTATAC CATTTAAAGGAAGATATGAAGTTGAGTTACCTAGCGCGGGAACTGATATCAACTGACCGCTTAGCTCCTCAATCATG GTGTGCCATGGGAAACTGTTACAGCTTGCAGAAAGACCACGAAACAGCTCTGAAAAATTTCCAACGATCTGTGCAACTGAATACAAGATTTGCATATGCCCACACCCTTTGTGGTCATGA GTATGTTGCTTTAGAGGATTTTGAGAATGGAATCAAGAGCTACCAGGATGCCCTTCAGATCGATTCAAGGCATTACAATGCCTGGTATGGTCTAGGAATGATCTTTCTTCGCCAAGAGAAGTTTGAGTTTTCCGAGCATCACTTTAGAACTGCTTTCCACATAAATCCACGTTCTTCTGTTATAATGTCTTATCTTGGAACCGCTCTCCATGCCTTAAAG AGAAGTGAAGATGCCATCAGGATAATGGACTGCGCGATTTTTTCAGACAGAAAAAACCCGCTTCCGATGTATCAAAAGGCTAACATACTGATGAGTCTGGAGAAATTTGATGAAGCTCTTGAAGTTCTACAGGAACTTAAAGAGTATGCCCCTCGTGAAAGCAGTGTATATGCTTTGATGGGTAAAATCTATAAGCGACAAAACATGCACGAAAAAGCCATGCTTCATTTCGGTATTGCTTTGGATTTAAAGCCATCTGCAACCGATGTTGCTACGATTAAG GCTGCCATCGAGAAGTTACATGTACCGGACGAATTAGAAAATTAA
- the LOC107932087 gene encoding cell division cycle protein 27 homolog B isoform X1 — MEAILTDCVQNSLRHFMFKNAIFLCDRLCAEFPSEMNLQLLAASYLQNNQAYSAYYILKGMQTSQSRYLFAISCFQMDLLNEAETALCPSNEPGGEIPNGASGHYLLGLIYRYTDRKRSAIHHFRLALSIDPLLWSAYEELCILGAAEEATVVFGEAAALCIEKQHFYLGLASPNLHVASEGCNLVSSLNFSSEDVSSRQLKNTQVNSFRDIPSNHHGAAISASQPHNGGGPSNISLYNTPSPLASQLSGVVPPPLCRNAQPNGSNLNTVNADGSPKSVVNSLVQAPRRKFVDEGKLRKISGRLFSESGPRRSTRLAGDAGVDTNANTTGVDGNGTSSSKYLGAKLSSVAFRTVTVRNSQYLANDNIEEGISAEIFDDICANLASANSSSSPGDVRSLDQDGPTVPVGGVAISRSKVSSGVSEVLGLIKTLGEGYRLSCLYRCQDALNTFLTLPLRHYNTSWVLSQVGKAHFELVDYLEADRVFSLSLRVSPYSLEGMDIYSTVLYHLKEDMKLSYLARELISTDRLAPQSWCAMGNCYSLQKDHETALKNFQRSVQLNTRFAYAHTLCGHEYVALEDFENGIKSYQDALQIDSRHYNAWYGLGMIFLRQEKFEFSEHHFRTAFHINPRSSVIMSYLGTALHALKRSEDAIRIMDCAIFSDRKNPLPMYQKANILMSLEKFDEALEVLQELKEYAPRESSVYALMGKIYKRQNMHEKAMLHFGIALDLKPSATDVATIKAAIEKLHVPDELEN; from the exons ATGGAAGCTATACTCACAGACTGTGTTCAAAACAGTCTCCGCCATTTCATGTTCAAAAACGCCATCTTCCTTTGCGACCGTCTTTGTGCTGAGTTCCCTTCCGAG ATGAATTTGCAGTTGTTAGCTGCTAGCTACTTGCAGAACAATCAAGCTTACTCAGCGTATTATATTCTAAAGG GAATGCAAACAAGTCAATCCCGTTATTTGTTTGCGATATCATGCTTTCAGATGGATCTACTTAATGAAGCTGAAACGGCTTTATGTCCTAGTAATGAGCCTGGTGGAGAG ATTCCAAATGGTGCATCTGGTCATTATCTTCTTGGCCTTATTTACAG GTACACAGATAGAAAGAGAAGTGCTATTCATCATTTTAGGCTGGCTTTGTCTATAGATCCTTTACTTTGGTCTGCATATGAGGAGTTGTGTATATTAG GTGCTGCTGAAGAAGCAACTGTGGTTTTTGGGGAAGCAGCTGCTCTTTGCATTGAAAAGCAGCACTTCTATCTTGGGTTAGCCTCCCCAAATTTGCATGTGGCGAGTGAGGGTTGTAATCTGGTTTCTTCCCTGAACTTTAGTTCAGAAGATGTCAGTTCTAGGCAACTGAAAAACACACAAGTGAATAGCTTTAGAGACATCCCCAGTAATCATCATGGAGCAGCAATATCTGCTTCACAGCCCCATAATGGTGGTGGTCCTTCAAATATATCACTTTATAATACTCCTTCACCATTGGCTTCACAG TTGTCAGGAGTTGTTCCACCACCTTTGTGTAGAAATGCACAGCCAAATGGTTCCAATCTCAACACAGTTAATGCTGATGGTTCTCCAAAGTCAGTGGTGAACTCTCTTGTTCAAGCCCCTCGAAGAAAGTTTGTTGATGAAGGAAAATTACGAAAG ATTTCTGGGAGGCTATTCTCCGAATCTGGTCCCCGTCGAAGTACAAGACTTGCTGGAGATGCTGGGGTCGACACAAATGCAAATACCACAGGAGTAGATGGAAATGGGACTAGCTCTTCTAAATACCTTGGAGCTAAGTTGAGTTCTGTCGCTTTTCGTACTGTGACAGTTCGTAATTCTCAATATTTGGCGAACGATAATATTGAAGAAG GGATAAGCgctgaaatatttgatgatatTTGTGCAAATTTGGCATCAGCAAATTCAAGTTCATCTCCTGGTGATGTTAGATCCCTTGACCAAGATGGACCTACTGTTCCAGTTGGTGGGGTTGCTATTAGCAGATCAAAAGTTAGCAGCGGCGTTTCTGAAGTTTTAGGCCTTATAAAAACCCTTGGGGAAGGCTATAGGCTTTCTTGCCTGTATAGGTGTCAG GATGCACTGAATACCTTTCTAACACTTCCACTTAGGCATTATAATACAAGCTGGGTGCTGTCCCAG GTTGGGAAAGCACATTTCGAATTGGTTGATTACTTAGAAGCTGATCGGGTATTTAGTCTTTCCCTTCGAGTGTCTCCTTACAGTTTAGAAGGAATGGATATTTACTCCACTGTTCTATAC CATTTAAAGGAAGATATGAAGTTGAGTTACCTAGCGCGGGAACTGATATCAACTGACCGCTTAGCTCCTCAATCATG GTGTGCCATGGGAAACTGTTACAGCTTGCAGAAAGACCACGAAACAGCTCTGAAAAATTTCCAACGATCTGTGCAACTGAATACAAGATTTGCATATGCCCACACCCTTTGTGGTCATGA GTATGTTGCTTTAGAGGATTTTGAGAATGGAATCAAGAGCTACCAGGATGCCCTTCAGATCGATTCAAGGCATTACAATGCCTGGTATGGTCTAGGAATGATCTTTCTTCGCCAAGAGAAGTTTGAGTTTTCCGAGCATCACTTTAGAACTGCTTTCCACATAAATCCACGTTCTTCTGTTATAATGTCTTATCTTGGAACCGCTCTCCATGCCTTAAAG AGAAGTGAAGATGCCATCAGGATAATGGACTGCGCGATTTTTTCAGACAGAAAAAACCCGCTTCCGATGTATCAAAAGGCTAACATACTGATGAGTCTGGAGAAATTTGATGAAGCTCTTGAAGTTCTACAGGAACTTAAAGAGTATGCCCCTCGTGAAAGCAGTGTATATGCTTTGATGGGTAAAATCTATAAGCGACAAAACATGCACGAAAAAGCCATGCTTCATTTCGGTATTGCTTTGGATTTAAAGCCATCTGCAACCGATGTTGCTACGATTAAG GCTGCCATCGAGAAGTTACATGTACCGGACGAATTAGAAAATTAA
- the LOC107932087 gene encoding cell division cycle protein 27 homolog B isoform X5 translates to MEAILTDCVQNSLRHFMFKNAIFLCDRLCAEFPSEMNLQLLAASYLQNNQAYSAYYILKGMQTSQSRYLFAISCFQMDLLNEAETALCPSNEPGGEIPNGASGHYLLGLIYRYTDRKRSAIHHFRLALSIDPLLWSAYEELCILGAAEEATVVFGEAAALCIEKQHFYLGLASPNLHVASEGCNLVSSLNFSSEDVSSRQLKNTQVNSFRDIPSNHHGAAISASQPHNGGGPSNISLYNTPSPLASQLSGVVPPPLCRNAQPNGSNLNTVNADGSPKSVVNSLVQAPRRKFVDEGKLRKISGRLFSESGPRRSTRLAGDAGVDTNANTTGVDGNGTSSSKYLGAKLSSVAFRTVTVRNSQYLANDNIEEGISAEIFDDICANLASANSSSSPGDVRSLDQDGPTVPVGGVAISRSKVSSGVSEVLGLIKTLGEGYRLSCLYRCQDALNTFLTLPLRHYNTSWVLSQVGKAHFELVDYLEADRVFSLSLRVSPYSLEGMDIYSTVLYHLKEDMKLSYLARELISTDRLAPQSWCAMGNCYSLQKDHETALKNFQRSVQLNTRFAYAHTLCGHETFSSAGMLL, encoded by the exons ATGGAAGCTATACTCACAGACTGTGTTCAAAACAGTCTCCGCCATTTCATGTTCAAAAACGCCATCTTCCTTTGCGACCGTCTTTGTGCTGAGTTCCCTTCCGAG ATGAATTTGCAGTTGTTAGCTGCTAGCTACTTGCAGAACAATCAAGCTTACTCAGCGTATTATATTCTAAAGG GAATGCAAACAAGTCAATCCCGTTATTTGTTTGCGATATCATGCTTTCAGATGGATCTACTTAATGAAGCTGAAACGGCTTTATGTCCTAGTAATGAGCCTGGTGGAGAG ATTCCAAATGGTGCATCTGGTCATTATCTTCTTGGCCTTATTTACAG GTACACAGATAGAAAGAGAAGTGCTATTCATCATTTTAGGCTGGCTTTGTCTATAGATCCTTTACTTTGGTCTGCATATGAGGAGTTGTGTATATTAG GTGCTGCTGAAGAAGCAACTGTGGTTTTTGGGGAAGCAGCTGCTCTTTGCATTGAAAAGCAGCACTTCTATCTTGGGTTAGCCTCCCCAAATTTGCATGTGGCGAGTGAGGGTTGTAATCTGGTTTCTTCCCTGAACTTTAGTTCAGAAGATGTCAGTTCTAGGCAACTGAAAAACACACAAGTGAATAGCTTTAGAGACATCCCCAGTAATCATCATGGAGCAGCAATATCTGCTTCACAGCCCCATAATGGTGGTGGTCCTTCAAATATATCACTTTATAATACTCCTTCACCATTGGCTTCACAG TTGTCAGGAGTTGTTCCACCACCTTTGTGTAGAAATGCACAGCCAAATGGTTCCAATCTCAACACAGTTAATGCTGATGGTTCTCCAAAGTCAGTGGTGAACTCTCTTGTTCAAGCCCCTCGAAGAAAGTTTGTTGATGAAGGAAAATTACGAAAG ATTTCTGGGAGGCTATTCTCCGAATCTGGTCCCCGTCGAAGTACAAGACTTGCTGGAGATGCTGGGGTCGACACAAATGCAAATACCACAGGAGTAGATGGAAATGGGACTAGCTCTTCTAAATACCTTGGAGCTAAGTTGAGTTCTGTCGCTTTTCGTACTGTGACAGTTCGTAATTCTCAATATTTGGCGAACGATAATATTGAAGAAG GGATAAGCgctgaaatatttgatgatatTTGTGCAAATTTGGCATCAGCAAATTCAAGTTCATCTCCTGGTGATGTTAGATCCCTTGACCAAGATGGACCTACTGTTCCAGTTGGTGGGGTTGCTATTAGCAGATCAAAAGTTAGCAGCGGCGTTTCTGAAGTTTTAGGCCTTATAAAAACCCTTGGGGAAGGCTATAGGCTTTCTTGCCTGTATAGGTGTCAG GATGCACTGAATACCTTTCTAACACTTCCACTTAGGCATTATAATACAAGCTGGGTGCTGTCCCAG GTTGGGAAAGCACATTTCGAATTGGTTGATTACTTAGAAGCTGATCGGGTATTTAGTCTTTCCCTTCGAGTGTCTCCTTACAGTTTAGAAGGAATGGATATTTACTCCACTGTTCTATAC CATTTAAAGGAAGATATGAAGTTGAGTTACCTAGCGCGGGAACTGATATCAACTGACCGCTTAGCTCCTCAATCATG GTGTGCCATGGGAAACTGTTACAGCTTGCAGAAAGACCACGAAACAGCTCTGAAAAATTTCCAACGATCTGTGCAACTGAATACAAGATTTGCATATGCCCACACCCTTTGTGGTCATGA AACATTTTCATCTGCAGGTATGTTGCTTTAG
- the LOC107932087 gene encoding cell division cycle protein 27 homolog B isoform X3 — MDLLNEAETALCPSNEPGGEIPNGASGHYLLGLIYRYTDRKRSAIHHFRLALSIDPLLWSAYEELCILGAAEEATVVFGEAAALCIEKQHFYLGLASPNLHVASEGCNLVSSLNFSSEDVSSRQLKNTQVNSFRDIPSNHHGAAISASQPHNGGGPSNISLYNTPSPLASQLSGVVPPPLCRNAQPNGSNLNTVNADGSPKSVVNSLVQAPRRKFVDEGKLRKISGRLFSESGPRRSTRLAGDAGVDTNANTTGVDGNGTSSSKYLGAKLSSVAFRTVTVRNSQYLANDNIEEGISAEIFDDICANLASANSSSSPGDVRSLDQDGPTVPVGGVAISRSKVSSGVSEVLGLIKTLGEGYRLSCLYRCQDALNTFLTLPLRHYNTSWVLSQVGKAHFELVDYLEADRVFSLSLRVSPYSLEGMDIYSTVLYHLKEDMKLSYLARELISTDRLAPQSWCAMGNCYSLQKDHETALKNFQRSVQLNTRFAYAHTLCGHEYVALEDFENGIKSYQDALQIDSRHYNAWYGLGMIFLRQEKFEFSEHHFRTAFHINPRSSVIMSYLGTALHALKRSEDAIRIMDCAIFSDRKNPLPMYQKANILMSLEKFDEALEVLQELKEYAPRESSVYALMGKIYKRQNMHEKAMLHFGIALDLKPSATDVATIKAAIEKLHVPDELEN, encoded by the exons ATGGATCTACTTAATGAAGCTGAAACGGCTTTATGTCCTAGTAATGAGCCTGGTGGAGAG ATTCCAAATGGTGCATCTGGTCATTATCTTCTTGGCCTTATTTACAG GTACACAGATAGAAAGAGAAGTGCTATTCATCATTTTAGGCTGGCTTTGTCTATAGATCCTTTACTTTGGTCTGCATATGAGGAGTTGTGTATATTAG GTGCTGCTGAAGAAGCAACTGTGGTTTTTGGGGAAGCAGCTGCTCTTTGCATTGAAAAGCAGCACTTCTATCTTGGGTTAGCCTCCCCAAATTTGCATGTGGCGAGTGAGGGTTGTAATCTGGTTTCTTCCCTGAACTTTAGTTCAGAAGATGTCAGTTCTAGGCAACTGAAAAACACACAAGTGAATAGCTTTAGAGACATCCCCAGTAATCATCATGGAGCAGCAATATCTGCTTCACAGCCCCATAATGGTGGTGGTCCTTCAAATATATCACTTTATAATACTCCTTCACCATTGGCTTCACAG TTGTCAGGAGTTGTTCCACCACCTTTGTGTAGAAATGCACAGCCAAATGGTTCCAATCTCAACACAGTTAATGCTGATGGTTCTCCAAAGTCAGTGGTGAACTCTCTTGTTCAAGCCCCTCGAAGAAAGTTTGTTGATGAAGGAAAATTACGAAAG ATTTCTGGGAGGCTATTCTCCGAATCTGGTCCCCGTCGAAGTACAAGACTTGCTGGAGATGCTGGGGTCGACACAAATGCAAATACCACAGGAGTAGATGGAAATGGGACTAGCTCTTCTAAATACCTTGGAGCTAAGTTGAGTTCTGTCGCTTTTCGTACTGTGACAGTTCGTAATTCTCAATATTTGGCGAACGATAATATTGAAGAAG GGATAAGCgctgaaatatttgatgatatTTGTGCAAATTTGGCATCAGCAAATTCAAGTTCATCTCCTGGTGATGTTAGATCCCTTGACCAAGATGGACCTACTGTTCCAGTTGGTGGGGTTGCTATTAGCAGATCAAAAGTTAGCAGCGGCGTTTCTGAAGTTTTAGGCCTTATAAAAACCCTTGGGGAAGGCTATAGGCTTTCTTGCCTGTATAGGTGTCAG GATGCACTGAATACCTTTCTAACACTTCCACTTAGGCATTATAATACAAGCTGGGTGCTGTCCCAG GTTGGGAAAGCACATTTCGAATTGGTTGATTACTTAGAAGCTGATCGGGTATTTAGTCTTTCCCTTCGAGTGTCTCCTTACAGTTTAGAAGGAATGGATATTTACTCCACTGTTCTATAC CATTTAAAGGAAGATATGAAGTTGAGTTACCTAGCGCGGGAACTGATATCAACTGACCGCTTAGCTCCTCAATCATG GTGTGCCATGGGAAACTGTTACAGCTTGCAGAAAGACCACGAAACAGCTCTGAAAAATTTCCAACGATCTGTGCAACTGAATACAAGATTTGCATATGCCCACACCCTTTGTGGTCATGA GTATGTTGCTTTAGAGGATTTTGAGAATGGAATCAAGAGCTACCAGGATGCCCTTCAGATCGATTCAAGGCATTACAATGCCTGGTATGGTCTAGGAATGATCTTTCTTCGCCAAGAGAAGTTTGAGTTTTCCGAGCATCACTTTAGAACTGCTTTCCACATAAATCCACGTTCTTCTGTTATAATGTCTTATCTTGGAACCGCTCTCCATGCCTTAAAG AGAAGTGAAGATGCCATCAGGATAATGGACTGCGCGATTTTTTCAGACAGAAAAAACCCGCTTCCGATGTATCAAAAGGCTAACATACTGATGAGTCTGGAGAAATTTGATGAAGCTCTTGAAGTTCTACAGGAACTTAAAGAGTATGCCCCTCGTGAAAGCAGTGTATATGCTTTGATGGGTAAAATCTATAAGCGACAAAACATGCACGAAAAAGCCATGCTTCATTTCGGTATTGCTTTGGATTTAAAGCCATCTGCAACCGATGTTGCTACGATTAAG GCTGCCATCGAGAAGTTACATGTACCGGACGAATTAGAAAATTAA
- the LOC107932087 gene encoding cell division cycle protein 27 homolog B isoform X4 produces MKLKRLYVLVMSLVERFQMVHLVIIFLALFTGAAEEATVVFGEAAALCIEKQHFYLGLASPNLHVASEGCNLVSSLNFSSEDVSSRQLKNTQVNSFRDIPSNHHGAAISASQPHNGGGPSNISLYNTPSPLASQLSGVVPPPLCRNAQPNGSNLNTVNADGSPKSVVNSLVQAPRRKFVDEGKLRKISGRLFSESGPRRSTRLAGDAGVDTNANTTGVDGNGTSSSKYLGAKLSSVAFRTVTVRNSQYLANDNIEEGISAEIFDDICANLASANSSSSPGDVRSLDQDGPTVPVGGVAISRSKVSSGVSEVLGLIKTLGEGYRLSCLYRCQDALNTFLTLPLRHYNTSWVLSQVGKAHFELVDYLEADRVFSLSLRVSPYSLEGMDIYSTVLYHLKEDMKLSYLARELISTDRLAPQSWCAMGNCYSLQKDHETALKNFQRSVQLNTRFAYAHTLCGHEYVALEDFENGIKSYQDALQIDSRHYNAWYGLGMIFLRQEKFEFSEHHFRTAFHINPRSSVIMSYLGTALHALKRSEDAIRIMDCAIFSDRKNPLPMYQKANILMSLEKFDEALEVLQELKEYAPRESSVYALMGKIYKRQNMHEKAMLHFGIALDLKPSATDVATIKAAIEKLHVPDELEN; encoded by the exons ATGAAGCTGAAACGGCTTTATGTCCTAGTAATGAGCCTGGTGGAGAG ATTCCAAATGGTGCATCTGGTCATTATCTTCTTGGCCTTATTTACAG GTGCTGCTGAAGAAGCAACTGTGGTTTTTGGGGAAGCAGCTGCTCTTTGCATTGAAAAGCAGCACTTCTATCTTGGGTTAGCCTCCCCAAATTTGCATGTGGCGAGTGAGGGTTGTAATCTGGTTTCTTCCCTGAACTTTAGTTCAGAAGATGTCAGTTCTAGGCAACTGAAAAACACACAAGTGAATAGCTTTAGAGACATCCCCAGTAATCATCATGGAGCAGCAATATCTGCTTCACAGCCCCATAATGGTGGTGGTCCTTCAAATATATCACTTTATAATACTCCTTCACCATTGGCTTCACAG TTGTCAGGAGTTGTTCCACCACCTTTGTGTAGAAATGCACAGCCAAATGGTTCCAATCTCAACACAGTTAATGCTGATGGTTCTCCAAAGTCAGTGGTGAACTCTCTTGTTCAAGCCCCTCGAAGAAAGTTTGTTGATGAAGGAAAATTACGAAAG ATTTCTGGGAGGCTATTCTCCGAATCTGGTCCCCGTCGAAGTACAAGACTTGCTGGAGATGCTGGGGTCGACACAAATGCAAATACCACAGGAGTAGATGGAAATGGGACTAGCTCTTCTAAATACCTTGGAGCTAAGTTGAGTTCTGTCGCTTTTCGTACTGTGACAGTTCGTAATTCTCAATATTTGGCGAACGATAATATTGAAGAAG GGATAAGCgctgaaatatttgatgatatTTGTGCAAATTTGGCATCAGCAAATTCAAGTTCATCTCCTGGTGATGTTAGATCCCTTGACCAAGATGGACCTACTGTTCCAGTTGGTGGGGTTGCTATTAGCAGATCAAAAGTTAGCAGCGGCGTTTCTGAAGTTTTAGGCCTTATAAAAACCCTTGGGGAAGGCTATAGGCTTTCTTGCCTGTATAGGTGTCAG GATGCACTGAATACCTTTCTAACACTTCCACTTAGGCATTATAATACAAGCTGGGTGCTGTCCCAG GTTGGGAAAGCACATTTCGAATTGGTTGATTACTTAGAAGCTGATCGGGTATTTAGTCTTTCCCTTCGAGTGTCTCCTTACAGTTTAGAAGGAATGGATATTTACTCCACTGTTCTATAC CATTTAAAGGAAGATATGAAGTTGAGTTACCTAGCGCGGGAACTGATATCAACTGACCGCTTAGCTCCTCAATCATG GTGTGCCATGGGAAACTGTTACAGCTTGCAGAAAGACCACGAAACAGCTCTGAAAAATTTCCAACGATCTGTGCAACTGAATACAAGATTTGCATATGCCCACACCCTTTGTGGTCATGA GTATGTTGCTTTAGAGGATTTTGAGAATGGAATCAAGAGCTACCAGGATGCCCTTCAGATCGATTCAAGGCATTACAATGCCTGGTATGGTCTAGGAATGATCTTTCTTCGCCAAGAGAAGTTTGAGTTTTCCGAGCATCACTTTAGAACTGCTTTCCACATAAATCCACGTTCTTCTGTTATAATGTCTTATCTTGGAACCGCTCTCCATGCCTTAAAG AGAAGTGAAGATGCCATCAGGATAATGGACTGCGCGATTTTTTCAGACAGAAAAAACCCGCTTCCGATGTATCAAAAGGCTAACATACTGATGAGTCTGGAGAAATTTGATGAAGCTCTTGAAGTTCTACAGGAACTTAAAGAGTATGCCCCTCGTGAAAGCAGTGTATATGCTTTGATGGGTAAAATCTATAAGCGACAAAACATGCACGAAAAAGCCATGCTTCATTTCGGTATTGCTTTGGATTTAAAGCCATCTGCAACCGATGTTGCTACGATTAAG GCTGCCATCGAGAAGTTACATGTACCGGACGAATTAGAAAATTAA